The window AGGGCTATCGGGTGTACGACCCGATTGGCAAGCGTCTGTACATCACTCGCGATGTGCGCTTCGAGGAGGACCGGCGCTGGGACTGGAGCAAGGACGTCGGTGACTCGGTGCACACCCGCGAGTTCACTGCCGTGTACTCCGACACGGGTGCGCCCGTAACCACGACCTACACCGTGTCGCCCGAGGTGGTGGGATCACCGCGAGCACCTGCGATGCCAACTGCGCCAAGTTCACTAGTTCCACTGCAATCCCCTCAGACGCCTGTGTCTGGCGAGTCGGGCGTGGGTGCGTCGAGAGCGTCGAGCGCGCCAACATCAGCAAGTGCCAGTCCGTCTACGCCAACACCGAAGTTCTACGACCCCAAAGACGGGTGGGTGACTCCGCCCACCGGCGAGTCGTTCGATTCCGAGGGGGTGCCCGTCCACTTCAAGTCAATGGAGTATGTGATCGATCACGCTCCAGAATGCACGCTGGAGTACAGTGGGCTCTGTCTCTCTGCTGCAGAAGAGCCTGCTTCCGTCGACGATGCTCTGGAGGAGCCAGCATGGCGAAATGCGATGGAGGCAGAGATGGAGTCTATCCGCGCCAACAACACCTGGGAGCTTGCCACGCTCCCGGCGGGCCACCGTGCGATCGGCCTGAAGTGGGTATATGAAGTGAAGCGTGATCCGGCTGGCAACATCGTCAAGCACAAAGGGCGGCTGGTGGCGAAGGGCTATGCACAGAAACAAGGGGTCGACTTCGATGAGGTCTTCGCGCCTGTTGCCCGGCTGGAGACAGTGCGTGTCCTGCTCGCCATGGCTGCGCACCGGAGCTGGAGCGTGCACCACATGGATGTGCGCTCGGCCTTCCTCAACGGTGAACCGGAGGAGGAAGTGTACGTGCACCAGCCAGCAGGGTTTGTCGACAACGATGGTGCTCACAAGGTACTCAAGCTGCGGAAGGCGTTGTACGGGCTACGACAGGCGCCACGGGCATGGAACGCCAAGCTGGACCTCACGCTGCAGTCACTTGGGTTCGCAAAGTGTCAGTTGGATCATGCTTTGTACAGGCGCGGGGACGACTCAGATTTCCTGCTGGTGGGGGTGTACGTCGACGATCTGATAATCACGGGCACTTCTGCTGACGCCATTGAGGAGTTCAAGACCCAGATGCAGGAGCTCTTCCAGATGACAGATCTTGGGCTGCTCAGTTACTGTCTTGGCATTGAAGTGAAGCAAGAGCATGGCATGATCACTGTTTGTCAGTCTGGATATCCTGCCAATCTTGGAAGATGCTGGGATGAGTGACTGCAACCCGAGCTTGACACCCATGGAGCATCGCTTGAAGCTTGTCAAGAACACTGGAGAGGCGGTCGATGCAACCAGGTATCGCAGTATCATTGGGAGTCTGAGATATCTGGTGAATACACGCCCGGATATTGCCTATGCTGTGGGTGTGGCTAGCAGATTCATGGAAGCACCTGGGAAGCAACACTGGGCGATCATCAGACAGATTTTGAGGTATGTTCGAGGCACACTGAACTATGGTTGCCCATACAAGGCAGGGAAAGGAACTGGTCTGACAGGGTTCAGCGACAGCGACCATGCCGGCGATCTGACAGACAGGAAGAGCACGACAGGTCTTGTGTTCTTCATGGGGCCTAGTGTCATCACTTGGAGCTCCCAGAAACAGAAGATCGTGGCTTTATCTTCCTGTGAGGCTGAATATATAGCAGCAGCTACACAAGCTGTTTGGCTCAGAGAACTAGTTTCAGAGATGCTTGGAACAGGGAAGCAGAAAGTACAACTCAAGATCGACAACAAGTCAGCAATTGAGGTAAACAAAAACCTAGTGCACCATGAGAGGAGCAAACACATTGACTTGAGGTATCACTACATCAGAGAATGTGTTGAAGAAAGAAAAGTGGAGGTTGAGCATGTTCGAACTAAAGATCAGTTGGCTGATATACTGACAAAGTCACTTGGGCGTGCTAAGTTCACAGAACTCCGGTGCAGACTTGGGATCATTCAGGTCAAGTGAGGGCAATAGAATTAGGGGGTGATTTGAAGTATAATCCTCGTTGCTAGGTTTAGTTCTTTCTAAAGTCACCTTAGCTGAATAATTGGCCGGCAGCGTGTGTATGTCCACGTCCGGTTCAGTCTTTTTTCTTCAGTTAGTTCAGTTAGCGCCGGCAAGACCGCTTCCATGGGATGGCGTGGAACTACAGCGGGTTTGACGGCGGCGTAGTGGCTCGCGCAAGCTTAGCATCGTGGGATGGCACGATCAGTAGGCTAGGTGTGCGTGGGTGTGATCTCCTTTGATTTCGGCAACTCGTTTGAGCTCTGCATAAATAACAGAAAGACCTAAAAAGCTGCAGTCAGTTAAGCAGCGCAAAAACTCTCTGTCAGACTCGTTCGTTCTCCTCCTCTCTCGATCCAATCTTGCTCCTTCCCTCTCGTGTTCGGCAGGCCAGTTTCTGCAACAACAAGTGGCATCAGAGCCTCGGCGGTGTTCGATCCATCCTGGGCGCCGGCGGTGTTTGATCCGTCGGAGAGATGGCCGGCAGCGACGTCGAGAAGGCgacgaagaagaaagaggaagaagaggccGCGGCGGAGGCATCGGCGCTTGGAAAGTCCCTGGCCCGTCTCTCCATCGAGGAGGGGTCGGGGGTGCGCGTCGTGGAGCGCATCGTgcacggtggtggcggcggcgcgccTCCGATGATGCTCAATCGCACCAACTACTCTGATTGGGCCATGATCACTAAGCTACAGTTGCAGGCCGACGAACTGTGGCGCGTGGTGGAGACAGGCCAAGGGACGGACCGTGACGACCGGCGCGCCATGATCGCCCTCCTCAAGGGGGTCCTGCCGGAGCTCATGCGGATCCTCGGCGCCAAGGCCACTTCCAAGGAGGCATGGGACACTCTGAAGACCATGCGTGTCGGCGTCGAGCGCGTGCGCGAGGCCAAGGCGCAAACTCACCGGTCGGAGTACGAGGTGCTTCGGTACAAGGACGGTGAGGGAATCGAGTCGTACGTGATGCGGCTCAGGACGATCATCGACGACCTGCAGGCGCTCGGCGATCCCGTGGACGAGCACAAGGCCGTCCTCAAGGTGCTCCGGACTGTGCCGGGCCATACCGTGAGATGGTCGTGGCGATCGAGTCGCTCGTCGACACCAAGCAGCTTTCCCTCGAGGAACTCTGCGGCCGGCTCCTTGTCGTCGAGGAGCGAGAGCGCGAGGAGACCCCGGCGCCCGGCGCGCAGCTGCTGTACACCATCGATCAGTGGCGGGCGCACGAGAAGCAGCTGGACCAGGGCGGCGCGTCCTCAGGCTCTGGAGCGGGGCATGGACGCGGGAACGGCAAGCCAAAGAACCTCCATGGCGGGAGCGGCCGTGGCCAGGGCGGTGGCCGCGGCAACGGTGGTCCAGCGACGCCCAAGCAAAAGGGCAACTGCCGCTACTGCGGCATCCCAGGTCACTGGGCCAAAGAATGCCGCAAGAAGGAAAGGGACCAGCGGGAGCAGCCGGACCAACAGGCAAACGTCGCCCAGGTCGACGTCGAGCAGCCGGGCTTGTTGCTGGCCACCTGCGCGGTGGTGAACGGCGAGAGCGTGAACGGCGGCGCACGTGAACCGGGCACGGAGATCTTCCACAACGAAGCGCGGGTCGTGCCCGTGGCGACGGACGACGACCGCTGGTACCTCGATACCGGCGCCAGCAACCACATGACAGGGCGCCGCGACATGCTCTCGGAGCTCGACGAGACGGTACGAGGTACTGTACATTTTGGTGACGGCTCGGTCGTGCAGATTTGTGGGCGCGGCGTTGTGCTCTTCACGTGCCGTAACGGTGAACATCGCGCACTCGCCGACGTCTACTACATCCCGCAACTACGCACAAGCATCGTCAGCATCGGGCAGCTCGACGAGCGCGGCTGCAAAGCCGTGATCGAGGACGGGGAACTCTGCCTGTATGACAGGCAGAGGCTGCTGCTCGCGCGGGTGCGGCAGACGAGCAACCGGCTTTACGTCGTGGCTCTGAACTTGGCCGTACCCGTGTGCCTCCTCGCCGGAGCTCAGGACGATGCCTAGAGGTGGCATGCAAGATACGGGCACCTGCACTTCCGCGCGCTGCATGACCTCGGTGCAAAGGGCATGGTGCGCGGCATGCCAGCCATCGCGCACCTCGACCAGTTCTGCGAGGGCTGCACCATTGGGAAGATGCACCGTACTcctttcccacgcgcatcgtcgtACCGCGCGGAGAGCGCGTTCGAGCTCGTGCACGGCGACTTGTGTGGTCCGATCACTCCGGCGACGGCCAGCGGTAACAAGTATTTTCTGTTGATAGTTGACGATTTCAGCAGATACATGTGGCTTGAGGTAATGAAAAGCAAGGATGAGGCATTTCGGTACTTCAAGAAGATCAAGGCACACGCGGAGGTGCAAGGAAACGCCAAGCTCCGGGCGCTCCGCACAGACAGAGGTGGCGAGTTCACCTCAAACGAATTCGCTGCCTACTGTGAAGAACTGGGGATCCAGAGGAACACGACGACGCCGTACTctcctcagcaaaatggagtGGTCGAACGGAGGAACCAGACTGTCGTGGAGATGGTGCGCAGCCTCATGAAGGCCATGGGCGTGCCGTGCGCGTTTTGGGGCGAGGCCGTGCGCACCGCCGTCCACATCCTCAACCGGTCGCCAACCAGAAGCCTGCAGGGCATCACGCCATACGAGGCGTGGCGCAAGAAGAAGCCAGCGGTGGACTACTTCCGCACTTTCGGCTGCGTCACGCATGTCAAGCTCGTCGGGCCAGGAGTGACCAAGCTGGCGGACAGATCGCGCCCTGGCATCTTCCTGGGGTACGAGCCGGGGACGAAGGGCTATCGGGTGTACGACCCGATTGGCAAGCGTCTGTACATCACTCGCGATGTGCGCTTCGAGGAGGACCGGCGCTGGGACTGGAGCAAGGACGTCGGCGACTCGGTGCACACCCGCGAGTTCACTGTCGTGTACTCCGACGCGGGTGCGCCCGTAACCACGACCTACACCGTGTCGCCCGAGGTGGTGGGATCACCGCGAGCACCTGCGACGCCAACTGCGCCAAGTTCACTAGTTCCACTGCAATCCCCTCGGACGCCTGTGTCCGGCGAGTCGGGCGTGGGCGCGTCGAGAGCGTCGAGCGCGCCAACATCAGCAAGTGCCAGTCCGTCTACGCCAACACCGAAGTTCTACGACCCCAAAGACGGGTGGGTGACTCCGCCCACCGGCGAGTAGTTCGATTCCGAGGGGGTGCCCGTCCACTTCAAGTCAATGGAGTATGTGATCGATCACGCTCCAGAATGTACGCCGGAGTACAGTGGGCTCTGTCTCTCTGCTGCAGAAGAGCCTGCTTCCGTCGACGATGCTCTGGAGGAGCCAGCATGGCGAAATGCGATGGAGGCAGAGATGGAGTCTATCCGCGCCAACAACACCTGGGAGCTTGCCACACTCCCGGCGGGCCACCGTGCGATCGGCCTGAAGTGGGTATATGAAGTGAAGCGTGATCCGGCTGGCAACATCGTCAAGCACAAAGCGCGGCTGGTGGCGAAGGGCTATGCACAGAAACAAGGGGTCGACTTCGATGAGGTCTTCGCGCCTGTTGCCCGGCTGGAGACAGTGCGTGTCCTGCTCGCCATGGCTGCGCACCGGAGCTGGAGCGTGCACCACATGGATGTGCGCTCGGCCTTCCTCAACGGTGAACCGGAGGAGGAAGTGTACGTGCACCAGCCAGCAGGGTTTGTCGACAACGATGGTGCTCACAAGGTACTCAAGCTGCGGAAGGCGTTGTACGGGCTACGACAGGTGCCACGGGCATGGAACGCCAAGCTGGACCTCACGCTGCAGTCACTTGGGTTCGCAAAGTGTCAGTTGGATCATGCTTTGTACAGGCGTGGGGACGACTCAGATTTCCTGCTGGTGGGGGTGTACGTCGACGATCTGATAATCACGGGCACTTCTGCTGACGCCATTGAGGAGTTCAAGACCCAGATGCAGGAGCTCTTCCAGATGACAGATCTTGGGCTGCTCAGTTACTGTCTTGGCATTGAAGTGAAGCAAGAGCATGGCATGATCACTGTTTGTCAGTCTGGATATGCTGCCAAGATCTTGGAAGATGCTGGGATGAGTGACTGCAACCCGAGCTTGACACCCATGGAGCATCGCCTGAAGCTTGTCAAGAACACTGGTGAGGCGGTCGATGCAACCAGGTATCGCAGTATCATTGGGAGTCTGAGATATCTGGTGAATACACGCCCGAATATTGCCTATGCTGTGGGTGTGGCTAGCAGATTCATAGAAGCACCTGGGAAGCAACACTGGGCGATCATCAGACAGATTTTGAGGTATGTTGAGGCACACTGAGCTATGGTTGCCCATACAAGGCAGGGAAAGGAACTGGTCTGACAGGGTTCAGCGTCAGCGACTATGCCGGCGATCTGACAGACAGGAAGAGCACGACAGGTCTGGTGTTCTTCATGGGGCCTAGTGTCATCACTTGGAGCTCCCAGAAACAGAAGATCGTGGCTTTATCTTCCTGTGAGGCTGAATATATAGCAGCAGCTACACAAGCTGTTTGGCTCAGAGGACTAGTTTCAGAGATGCTTGGAACAGGGAAGCAGAAAGTACAACTCAAGATCGACAACAAGTCAGCAATTGAGCTAAGCAAAAACCCAGTGCACCATGAGAGGAGCAAACACATTGACTTGAGGTATCACTACATCAGAGAATGTGTTGAAGAAAGAAAAGTGGAGGTTGAGCATGTTCGAACTGAAGATCAGTTGGCTGATATACTGACAAAGTCACTTGGGCGTGCTAAGTTCACAGAACTCCGGTGCAGACTTGGGATCATTCAGGTCAAGTGAGGGCAACAGAATTAGGGGGTGATTTGAAGTATAATCCTCGTTGCTAGGTTTAGTTCTTTCTAAAGTCACCTTAGCTGAATAATTGGCCGGCAGCGTCTGTATGTTCACGTCCGGTTCAGTCTTTTTTCTTCAGTTAGTTCAGTTAGCGCCGGCAAGACCGCTTCCATGGGATGGCGTGGAACTACAGCGGGTTTGACGGCGGCGTAGTGGCTCGCGCAAGCTTAGCATCGTGGGATGGCACGATCAGTAGGCTAGGTGTGCGTGGGTGTGATCTCCTTTGATTTCGGCAACTCGTTTGAGCTCTGTATAAATAACAGAAAGACCTGAAAAGCTGCAGTCAGTTAAGCAGCGCAAAAATTCTCTGTCAGACTCGTTCGTTCTCCTCCTCTCTCGATCCAATCTTGCTCCTTCCCTCTCGCGTTCGGCAGGTCAGTTTCTGCAACAACAAGGCTCCGGCAAGTCCACGCTGCTCGACGCGCTCGCCGGCCGCCTCGCCGCCAACGCCTTCCTCTCGGGGACCATCCTGCTCAATGGCCGCAAGGCCAACCTCTCCTTCGGCGCCGTGGTACGTACCTCGCCGCCCGCCGTTTGTCACGCTTAACTCTTAAGTACCACCGGCAGTGACATGCATGGTTCCATACTGATTTTTGCATTTTGCGCCTTTAAATAGTTCATTTTGAAAGTAAAAGTACTATTTATTCATATTCATACAACTAAACTACAGTCCCCCACCAAAAAAAACACAAGCCACAATTATCTTCATGAACACTAGTACTAGAATCGTACAATTATTTTTTGAATTAGTTTGAATTGCTTACCACATACACTAACATATCGACCATATCTTTTTGCTGTATGTGTACATGTAAAATCTCCCAACAAGAACGTTGTGTAATTCCATGAATATCGTTAATGGATTTGGGCATACAACACAGTAGCAGCTAGCCAGCTAGGTGATGCCGTGACGGTGACATGGTGTACAGTGTCTGACCATATGTTTTTCCCGCTTGCTCCCTTTCCGTGTTTGTGTTCCATCTTGAATTGTGATTGGATCTTTCTGTGATTCGGCATCACCTGATACCAACCATGTAGTAATGTTACTACAcctgcaaaaaaaattaaaacatgTAGTAATGTTCATTTACAACAAGAAATGGGTCATGTGCCACTTAGTTATGCAGAGGTCGGGTGTTACTCATAATACTTTGTACTATCCGCTTGATGCTACATTTTAAGATAATAAAAGTGTCATTTATAAAAAAAAAATGTGCCACCTGGCAGGCTTCGGAACCTTGCTGGGTTTTGGGTTTGTGCTAGCTTAGCTTAGCTGCATCTGCTATGTGTTGGAGGTTATCTCCTGAACTGCAGCTGCGCTACTTGTGCCTGGAGATCAGTTCAGCAGTTTCTGGTCAAGATTGGGAGATCTGCTAGAATTTACCTTCTTCCTGTTCCTTATGGGTATTGTTGGTTGGTTATTGTTTACCTGTTTTTTTCCTCAGGAATCTGCTCATAAAAAACTCATGACACCTGACAACCCAGGTTTTTTTATTGTACATTTAGTAGCTTGTACTTTTCCTCATGAAGAAAATGTTATTttaaacaaaacaaaaaaatgcGTGGAAATTTTAAACAAATTATTTACATGCACTTGCACTCaaagatggtattcttgtaaatgaTGTAtcgccctgtgtggtgaatattgtatcgaatgagtgtactggtgtggttggttaattaatataagttGGTGTTTAAAAAAAACTACTCATTGTGATACTAATAAAAGTGACAACCACAAATTTGCAATTCCAGGCCTATGTGACGCAAGACGACAACTTGATTGGCACTCTGACGGTGAGGGAGACGATCTCGTACTCGGCGCGCCTCCGGCTCCCCGACAACATGCCCATGGAAGAGAAGCGTGCCTTGGTGGAGGGCACCATCGTGGAGATGGGGCTCCAGGACTGCGCAGACACGGTTATCGGCAATTGGCACCTGAGGGGGGTCAGCGGCGGCGAGAAGAGGAGGGTCAGCATTGCCCTGGAGATACTCATGAGGCCTAGGCTGCTCTTCCTGGATGAGCCCACCAGTGGCCTCGACAGGTACTATATATCCAGTAACTTCACCATTGATCACCATGTAGCTGCTGACATGCCACAAATTTTTCAACTGTGCAGTGCTTCGGCGTTCTTCGTGACACAGACTCTGCGCGGGCTGGCGAGGGATGGCCGGACCGTGATCGCGTCGATCCACCAGCCCAGCAGCGAGGTCTTCGAGCTTTTCGATCGCCTCTATCTTCTCTCAGGGGGCAAAACAGTCTACTTTGGACAGGCTTCCGAGGCTTGCGAGGTACTATAGCACATACATCTACCTGAGTTTGCATATGTCTtacatatatatatgtgtgtgtgttcCTGCAATGCCAGTGAGGTTGCTGAATCCTCTCCTGCTCTGTGCATTTTAATTCTAGTTCTTTGCCCAAGCCGGCTTCCCGTGCCCGCCGTTGCGCAACCCGTAGGTCCATTTCCTCCGGTGCATAAACGCGGACTTCGACAAGGTGAAGGCCACACTGAAAGGATCAATGAAGATGAGAGTAAGTTTCAGAGTTCAGTCGCTTGTTACGACTGTCGCTGCTCACTGGCACATGTCCTGACTGAATGAAAACTTGTTCCGTTTTTGCATTCATACGTACATAGTTTGAGAGGTCCGACGATCCCCTCGAGCGCATCACGACTTCCGACGCGATCAGAAGGCTGTTCAGCTACTACCAGCACTCGCAGCACTACTTGACGGCGCGGCAGAAGGTCGACGAGATGGCACGGCTGGTAAGTAGAGTACTCCATATATTTGTCCCATTCAGTTCAGCAATTTCTCCATGACACCAAGAGGATTCATCATCATTCGTGCGGTTTTTCCAACTGCAGAAAGGGACAGTCCTGGACGCAGGGGGGGAGCCAGGCCAGCTTTGGGATGCAGGCCTTCACGCTCACCAAGCGATCGTTCGTCAACATGTCGAGGGACTTTGGGTACTACTGGCTGAGGCTTGTCATCTACATCGTGGTCACCGTCTGCATTGGGTCCATATACCTCAATGTCGGCACCAAATACAACTCCATCCTGGTAAACAAACAAGAACAATCTTCTTCATGTTGACACTGCCATTTCTCTTCCAGGCACTGCACGGCTTCGGCTGTCCTGAACTGGCATTGTGTCAAGTTTG is drawn from Aegilops tauschii subsp. strangulata cultivar AL8/78 chromosome 1, Aet v6.0, whole genome shotgun sequence and contains these coding sequences:
- the LOC120972598 gene encoding secreted RxLR effector protein 161-like, which translates into the protein MEHRLKLVKNTGEAVDATRYRSIIGSLRYLVNTRPDIAYAVGVASRFMEAPGKQHWAIIRQILRYVRGTLNYGCPYKAGKGTGLTGFSDSDHAGDLTDRKSTTGLVFFMGPSVITWSSQKQKIVALSSCEAEYIAAATQAVWLRELVSEMLGTGKQKVQLKIDNKSAIEVNKNLVHHERSKHIDLRYHYIRECVEERKVEVEHVRTKDQLADILTKSLGRAKFTELRCRLGIIQVK
- the LOC120972599 gene encoding uncharacterized protein; translation: MAGSDVEKATKKKEEEEAAAEASALGKSLARLSIEEGSGVRVVERIVHGGGGGAPPMMLNRTNYSDWAMITKLQLQADELWRVVETGQGTDRDDRRAMIALLKGVLPELMRILGAKATSKEAWDTLKTMRVGVERVREAKAQTHRSEYEVLRYKDGEGIESYVMRLRTIIDDLQALGDPVDEHKAVLKSLVDTKQLSLEELCGRLLVVEEREREETPAPGAQLLYTIDQWRAHEKQLDQGGASSGSGAGHGRGNGKPKNLHGGSGRGQGGGRGNGGPATPKQKGNCRYCGIPGHWAKECRKKERDQREQPDQQANVAQVDVEQPGLLLATCAVVNGESVNGGAREPGTEIFHNEARVVPVATDDDRWYLDTGASNHMTGRRDMLSELDETVRGTVHFGDGSVVQICGRGVVLFTCRNGEHRALADVYYIPQLRTSIVSIGQLDERGCKAVIEDGELCLYDRQRLLLARVRQTSNRLYVVALNLAVPVCLLAGAQDDA